TCGGACCATTTTTAAATAGTGTTCATCCGGACAACGAACCCCCCCTTCACCTTGAATGGGTTCAAGCATAACGGCACAGGTCGCGGCATTTATGCTGGCACGCAACGCCTCGATGTTATTAAAGGGCACAAAATCAAAGCCCGCCAATACCGGATCAAACCCTTTTCTGATTTTCTCCTGTCCGGTAGCCGACAAAGTCGCCAGAGTGCGCCCGTGAAAGGAGCGTTCCATGGTAATGATTCGAAAGCGCTCGCTTTCACCGCGGTCTTTGAAATATTTACGCGCCAATTTTATCGCAGCCTCATTGGCTTCGGCACCGCTGTTAGCGAAAAAGGCCCGATCCGCAAAACTGTTTTCCACCAACCAGGCCGCCAAATCGATCTGGGGTACGGTGTAGTAAAGGTTGGATACATGCAACAGCGTTTCGATCTGTCGACTGACAGCATCGCTGATGCGCGGATGGGCATGGCCCAGATTGCACACTGCAATTCCGGCAACAAAATCCATATAAGATCGCCCGTCTGTATCCCAGAGGCGACACCCGCTGCCTTTTTCAAAAACAACTGGAAACCGCTGATAGGTGGCCGCCATAACCTGATCGGCGCGTTGCATTAAAGCTGCGGTCATGCCGTCACCTCCGTTCCAATGCCGCTGTCGGTAAACAATTCAAGCAAAATTGAATGTCGCTGAGTGCCATTGATAATCTGAACTTTTTCAACACCATTTTCAATCGCACGCAAACCGTATTCAATTTTTGGGATCATTCCCCCGGATATCGCCTGATCATCAATCATCTTTTTAATCTGATGCGCATCGATGGAGCTGATCAGACGGCCGTCGTTATCCAGCACGCCATCCACATCGGTAAGTAAAACAAGCCGACCGGCTTTGAGCGCCATCGCAATGCGACTGGCCACCAGATCCGCATTGATATTGAAGGTTTCCCCGGCTTCACCGGCGCCCACCGGGGCAATAATGGGAATAAAGCCCTGCTGGGTGAGCTTATCGATGATCTCAGAGTTGATGCCCGTGACCTCCCCGACCAGCCCTGGATCAATAATTTCAGGCGGTTTATTGACGTCGGGCTGTTGCACGATTTTAAGCTTTTTCGCCTGTATCAGCCCGCCATCTTTGCCGCTTAACCCGACGGCTTTGCCCCCTTGCTGATTGATTTGATGAACGATCGCTTTGTTGACTTTACCGCCCAAGACCATTTCAACCACATCCATGGTGCGCTCATCGGTCAATCGCATGCCACGCACAAACTGGGGCCGAATGCCCATTTGGTCCAGCACCGAATTTATCTGAGGCCCGCCGCCGTGCACCACCACCGGATTGATACCAATAAACTTCAGCAATGTAATATCGCGGGCGAAATCCTGTTTAAGCTGCTCATCGACCATGGCATGTCCGCCATATTTGATCACAATCGTCATACCATAAAAGCGTCGAATATACGGCAGCGCTTCAATGAGTATATCAGCAACATTGGGATTCGGTTCATGGGTGTTTTTCGGCATGGCTTATTGACCCCGATAATCGTTTGAACTAAAACAGCGGATCGATATCAATAGAACTTTTTCTGAAAAGAAAATTCGCCTTCTGCGAAGTGTGCCGCTTTACAGGATATAACGGCTCAAATCCTCATCATCTTTGATTTCTTTCAACTTGGATTCCACATCATCCTTGCAGATCACCAGGCGTTTCTGAGGAACATCCGGTGCCTGGAAGAGAACGTCTTCCAGCAGCCTTTCCATAACAGTTTGCAGCCTGCGGGCACCGATATTTTCGGTGCGATTATTCACCTCTTCGGCAATTTTGGCGATGGTTTCAACAGCATCGTCTTCAAAAGCAACATCCAAACCTTCTGTCCTTAATAAGGCGATGTACTGCAGTAAAAGCGCATTTTTGGGCTCTGTTAAAATGCGGATAAACTCATTTTTGCCGAGCGCATCCAGCTCAACCCGAATGGGAAAACGGCCCTGCAGCTCCGGAATTAAATCAGAGGGCTTGACGGTATGGAAAGCCCCGGAGGCCACAAACAAAATATGATCGGTTTTTACAGGTCCATATTTGGTGGTCACGGTGGATCCTTCAACAATCGGCAGCAGATCTCGCTGCACGCCTTCCCGGGATACATCTGGACCGTGGGCACTGTTGCGACCTGCAATCTTGTCAATTTCATCTAGAAAAATGATCCCCGACTGTTCAACTTTTTTTATGGCCTTTTTAACAACTTTATCCATATCCACCAGTCCCTGGGCCTCATCTTGTGCCATGATTTCCATCGCCTCAGGGACTTTGACCTTGCGGCGCTTGGTGGCTTTGGGAAAAACCCCACCCAGCATATCTTTGAAGTTAATGCCCATCTCTTCCATGCCGACGTTTGAAAAAATCTCAACCATAGGACCACTGCGATCGGCCACATCCAAATCGACAAATCGATTATCGAGTTTGCCGCGTCGCAGCATATCCCGCAGCTTTTGCCGGGTTGACGATGACTCTTCATTTGCGGATGTGATCAGTTCAAATTGAACTTCTTTGGGCTCTTCAGTGCGCGCGGCGGTCGTTGAGCCGGATTTCGGCAACAACAAATCCAGCATCCGCTCTTCGGCCGCATACCAGGCTTTATCCTTAACCGCTTCCTGCTCCCGTGACTTGAGGGTATTTATGGTCAACTCGAGAAGGTCCCGGACCATGGATTCAACATCACGTCCCACATAGCCGACTTCAGTGAATTTAGACGCTTCCACTTTTGAAAAAGGTGAGTCCGTCAGTCGGGACAAACGTCTGGCAATTTCGGTTTTGCCGACGCCGGTGGGGCCGATCAGTATGATGTTTTTGGGCGCAATTTCATCGCGCAGTTCATCAGGAACCTGCTGGCGACGCCACCGATTGCGCAACGCAATGGCAACTGATCGCTTGGCTTTATCCTGGCCGATAATGTATTTATCCAGTTCTTTGACCACTTCAGAGGGCTTTAACGGATTCATTTAGAGTTCCTCTACCAAGATCTGCGCATTGGTAAACACGCAAATCGATGCCGCAATTTTCATGGCGGCTTCTACAATTTGGCGTGCATCGAGTCCCGCATGCTCTACCAATGCCAGTGCTGCAGCCTGGGCGGCAACACCCCCGGATCCAATTCCAATGATCGATTGATCCGGTTCAATAACGTCGCCATTGCCCGAAATCAGATACATTTGTTTTGCATCCACGGCAACCATCAGCGCCTCAAGACGCCTCAGGTATTTATCGGTTCGCCAATCCCGGGCCAATTCAACGGCTGCTCGGGTCAGATTTCCATTATACTGTTCAAGTTTATGCTCCAAGCGCTCAGATAGATTCAAGGCATCAGCCGTGGCACCTGCAAATCCGACAATTATTTTTTGCTGATATATCTTTCTGACTTTTTTTGCCCGATGCTTGATAATTGTGTTGTTCAACGTAATTTGGCCATCACCGGCAACCACCGCTTTACCCTTGTGCCTGACAGCTAAAATAGTCGTTCCGTGCATTTCCATCGTGTTCCTCGAATCAGTTGACTGGTAGGCTAGTTTCAATGCTTTCGATCAAATTGATATCTGCCTATTGTGCTTAACGGCAACAGCATCTTATTATGATCTAAAGCGTTGCATTTTTCCACCCATTTTTACAAAACCCGCCTTGTCCAACATCGCCTTATTTTCGGGGATGCGCTTTGTCATATGTTTCCATCAAATGATCGATGCTGACATGCGTGTATTTTTGGGTCGTCGAGAGGCTTTTGTGCCCTAAAAGCTCTTGAACCACGCGCAAATCAGCACCTGCATCTAGCATATGGGTGGCGAAGCTATGACGCAACGCATGCGGTGACACAGGCGCCAACAGGCCGACGGCTGTAACCAGTTGTTTTAAAATTCTGGCAATCGAGCGGGATGTCAACCGTTTGTTAAAGCGGTTTAAGAATAAAGGGCCATGGCCTGCAGCTTCCGCGCCAATTTGCTTTAGCAGCCGGGTGCGATAGGCCTCAACAGCGGATAGGGCTTTTTTTCCGACAGGGATTATTCGCTCCTGATTGCCTTTGCCGTGCACCCGAATGACGGATGCTTTAAAATCCACATCCGAGACATTCATTTGGGTGAGTTCAGAAACACGAATACCGCTGGAGTAAAGTGTTTCAAAGATAGCACGATTCCTTAAATCCAATACGGTATCTGTCTGAATCGAATCCAGCAGCCCAAACATTTCATCGACCGAAAGATAAGCCGGTATAGTTTTATCCTGTTTGGGTGTCATCACATGCTCGGCCGGATTTTCGGAAATCAGTCCCCTTTTGTCCAGAAACTTGAAAAACGATCGTATGGCCGAGAGCTTGCGAGCAATGGTGGCTTTTTTGTTCTTACGGTGCAAAGCACCCAGATACCCTCTGATCAGGATACCGTCAATCTGCTTGATGTCCACTTCAGACGATTGTTTATGCTGCGTTTTTCCAGTCCGAAGAAAATCGGCTGCAAAAGATAGGAAATCTTTAAGATCTTTGCGGTATGCGCGGCAGGTATGATCTGAATACCCCTTTTCAGTCACAAGGGACTCAATAAACAAACCCACCAAAGGATTTTCCGAATGGGCTTCCATACGGAGTATCTTTTCTAAAACACAAAAAGTTTTTTAAGTTCATCCCAGGAGCTTACCTCAACAAACGGGTGTGGCTCCCGATTCCAGGGCTGTTGAAATAAAATCGGCTGAATACCCGCTGTGTGCAGCAAAAAACAAGTCTCGAGACGATCGTCGACAAAATATTTAATTCGGCGCTGCTGAAGAATACTGGCTTTGTCCTCATGCGTTCCGGTAGCAATGATCTCAATGGCGGCTGAATCCAGGCGCAGCGTTTCACTGATCCAACCCGCAAGCGGCCCCATATAAGGACGTGCTGTCACAAACAAGACGGTTCCAAACCGATCGGCCAGTTGATACAACACGTCAGGTGCACCGGCAATCGGCTTTAGCGGAAGCGTGTAGTTGCCATCCAGAATGCGGGAGACAACTGCATCAATGGTTTTGGGTTCGATCTCAAGGCAGTCCGCCAGATTATAGCAGGTGATATCTTCATAGGCGAATCCGTTGACGTTAAACTCTTGATGGGCAATATCAAGAAACAGGGTCATCGTATCGGCAACCACGCCGTCGATATCAAAGGCAACTGATGCTGGATCAATTTTCATGATGGATGTTATTCGTTATTTTTTATTTGTTATTCGTTTAATGAATAATCGGCAATCAATTTGTGCCTGGATGATTTAATAATCTGCCACTGGCTATCATCGAAGCGGATTGCTCCCGACCGTCGGTCAGCCCCTATTAACAGATAACCAGTAACAAATAACGTAGCCGCTATGCGGCTATATGTCGGGTTTTCTTTTTTAATCTGGAAATACGACGCCTGAAAATAGTGGCCTTTTTCTTGTCCTTGGCTTCCAGCGCCGCTTGACGTTCAGCTTTTAACGCTTTGATTTTCAGTTTCAACTCTCGGGTGGTGCCAGTGGTTTTTTTAGGCAATTCGTCTTGGATGCCCCTGAACTTCTTGATGCCTGTAATCAACTCATCTTTTTTCATCGCGTGCACACCGCTCATTCCGGGTATATCCTTGGCGATCTCGCGAAGCTCTTTGACCGTCATCTTATCCAAAGGTTTTTCTTTTTCGGCTGCTGGCGTCTCTACTGCTTTTGCAGACTTTTCCGGCGGCGCATCTGGCTGGTCTTCGACCGGATCAGCGGCCTCCTGTTCCTGGGCCGACTTTTTGTCTACCCCGGCTGTTTCCGCCTGAGGCTCTTCTTCGTCGCCCACAGTCTTTTCTGGTGTTTCCTTTTCATTTTCTGGGGTTTCACTCATTTGTCTAGTTCTCCTTCTATCTTTGGTTGAAAGCATAAGCGGAGGCTTTAAAGCCTCCGCCCATGGATGACGCAGGTATAATCAAATTTACCAATGAATGATAAATTTTAAATTTGCCTGTTATCAAAATAAGCTCATATGTTCAATCATTTATTCTTTGTTGTCCCTTTCAAAGAAGCGCGCAAAAGGCTTGAAAAGCTCTAGCGGAATCGGAAAAATCGTTGTCGAATTACTTTCGGTTGACATTTCATTCATGGTTTGCAGATATCTGAGTTGCAACGCTGTTGGATGTTTTTCGATAATCTCAGATGCCTCCGCCAATTTACTGGCGGCCTGAAATTCACCTTCGGCATTAATTACTTTGGCGCGCCTTTCGCGCTCAGCCTCGGCCTGCCGTGCGATTGCCCGTTGCATTTCACCGGGTAGATCGATGTGTTTCAATTCAACTGTGGCAACCTTTATACCCCATGGGTCTGTGTGGGTATCCAGAATTTCCTGCAGCTCCGTATTGATTTTTTCCCTTTCGGCCAGCAGATCATCCAGCTCAGACTGCCCGCAAACGCTCCTTAGGGTGGTCTGGGCCAGCTGAGACATGGCGTAGCTGTAGTTTTCGACCTCTACGATCGCCTTTATCGGATCGATCACCCTGAAGTAGATGACTGCATTAACTTTCACAGAAACGTTATCTCTGGTAATCACATCTTGCGGATCCACATCCATGGCAACCAACCGCAAGCTGACCTTTACCATTTTATCTATCAATGGAATCAAAATGATGAGCCCCGGCCCTTTGGCAGCAATCACCCGTCCCAGCCTGAATATCACGCCGCGCTCATATTCGTTAAGAATACGCAACGCTGCCGATAGGAAAAAAATCACCAATATCAGAATGGCAATCGGCGTAAAAAGACTCATGCTATCCTCCTTTTTTGGCAGTAACGTTAGTATGGGATTTAGTTTATGTCAGCCGGCATATAACACTAAACGGCGCCGGCCTCAAGCCGCACTTTTTGAATAAACAGTTGTCCAAAACAAATTGGCCTGACCCGCTAGACACCGGCGGTATCATCCGCGAGTTCAACCTCTAGCATCAAATTAACTACATTGATCACCCGCACCTTGGCATTTTCATCAATCTCTTCCTGCGCTCTGGCATTCCACAACTCACCATGGACAAAAACCTTGCCTTCCGGAGTTAGTGCCTGTTTGACGATACCAATTTCACCGACCAGCCCTTTGGTGCCGGTTCTGGGTTTTGACATCTGGGCCCGAAATACCAGCCCGGCCACAAACACAAAAAAGCCGGATATCAGGATAATCGTGGGCAACAAGACCTTCAGAGACAGGCCCATATCCGGATCGGTGTCTTTAAACATCATCAACGAACCCAATAATAGAGACAAGACGCCGGCAACACTTAACAGCCCATAGCTGGGAATCTTCATTTCCATGATAAAGAAGATAATCGCCAGTACGATCAGCAAAATCCCGGCATAGTTCACCGGCAACGTTTGCAGCGCAAAAAATGCCAGCACAAGCGATATGCCGCCGATCACACCGGGAAAAATCGCGCCGGGGTGGGACAACTCAAAATAAAGACCGGCCAGTCCGATCATGAGCAAAATATAGGCAATATTGGGATTACTGATGGTCTTTAAGATGTTGGTTCGCAGTGATGGTTCGACGATTTCTTTTTTGGCGTTGTCCAGCTTTAATTCACCTTTACCGGCGATTTTTAGGCCGTTGAGCTGGCGGATGAGATCATCGGTGTCTTCGGCAATCAGATCGATAATGTTTTCTTTAAGAGCCTCGGTCTCGGTGACCGATACACTTTCTCGAATGGCTTCTTCCACCCATTTTTGATTTCGACCGCGCTTCTCAGCAACACTCTTGGCATGCGCCACCATATCGTTGATCACTTTTTCCGACATTTTTCCACTGATATCTTTACCGCCTGCGCCAACCGGATGGGCTGCTCCGATATTGGTGCCGGGCGCCATGGCAGCAACATCGGCGGCCATCGTAATCATTACGCCGGCTGAAGCGGCTCTGGCACCACGCGGTGCCACAAAAACCACAATCGGCACAGGACTGCCCAGAATATCTTTGATGATCAGTCGCATGGATTCCGCCAGCCCACCGGGTGTATCCAGCTCTATAATCAGACAGGCAGCTTTTTCTCTTTCAGCTCTTTCTATGCTGTTTTTGATATACTCCGCAATCCCGGGGCTGATGGCATCGTTAATGGCAACAATATAAACATCGCCTTTTGCAGCCCAGGCACTGCCGGCAACCGGCAGTATCATAAAAGATAGCACCAGAACAATCGTCAATTTAGCTTTCATATGGATATTCCTTCATCAGCATTTTCATATCTTTCCAAACCTGCCGTTTTTTTTCGGCATTGCGAAGCAAATACGCTGGATGATAGGTTGGAATCAATTTAATGCCGCGATAATCATAAAACCTTCCTCTTAACCTAGATATGGATTCAGCCGAATTCAATAGGGTTTGGGCGGCAACTGAACCCAGCGCGCAGATAAAGCGCGGCTGGATGGCGTCCAGCTGTCTGTCCAAAAAAGGAGAGCAGGTCTGGATTTCATCGGGCCGTGGGTTGCGATTTTGCGGCGGGCGACATTTAACTATGTTGCTGATATAAACCTGCTCGCGGGTCAGATTTATAGCGCCGATGATTTTCGTTAGCAACTGCCCAGCCGGGCCGACAAATGGCTCAGCCTGCTGATCCTCTTCAAAGCCTGGCCCTTCACCGACAAATACCAGTTTGGCCGTAGCAGTTCCGCTGCCGAAAACAATGTTCTGACGATGCTGGGAAAGGCGGCACCGCTGACAATCGCCCAGGTCTGCCCGTATACCTGTCAATGTTTCCGATCCCAGTTGGGGGGGCACGCCCCAGTTGGACAATTTGGCAAGACTGCTGGGTTTGCAATCAAATCCGCGATGCCCGCTACGGGATAGACGTTGAAGGGACAGGTTTAGCGAATCGATCGATTCAATTATTTGAGATCTTAAAACCACAACACCCCAAAGCTAGTCATTTACAGGTCCTATTTAATCGCTGCTGACGGCAGCACTTTTTCCATAATTCGATCCAGCAATATATGGGCAACCGTCTCCTTTTCCATTGAGGGCAACGATTCTTTGGTGCCGTCCTTAAAGAACATCGTCACCGTATTGGTATCGGATTCAAAACCAGATCCGGCAGACCCGACTACATTGCCGACAATCATATCCAGGTTTTTTTCTGTTAATTTTTTAGTGGCGTTTTGTTCCAGATCTCTGGTTTCGGCCGCAAATCCGACCAGTACCTGGTGTGTCTTTTGGCGGCCCAAAGCTCGCAGAATATCTTTATTTTGCTTAAGCGACAGAACCCATTCTTTTCTGCCTTTTTTGATCTTATGACCAGCGCTCTCTTGCGGCCCGTAATCGGAAACTGCCGCGGCCTTGACAACCACATCGGCTTGTTCAAATAGCCGCAGAACCGCCTCAGCCATTTCATCGGCCGACCGAATCTTGATGGTGGTCACATTGTCCGGATCTGGCAAT
Above is a window of Desulfobacterales bacterium DNA encoding:
- a CDS encoding acetylornithine transaminase; protein product: MTAALMQRADQVMAATYQRFPVVFEKGSGCRLWDTDGRSYMDFVAGIAVCNLGHAHPRISDAVSRQIETLLHVSNLYYTVPQIDLAAWLVENSFADRAFFANSGAEANEAAIKLARKYFKDRGESERFRIITMERSFHGRTLATLSATGQEKIRKGFDPVLAGFDFVPFNNIEALRASINAATCAVMLEPIQGEGGVRCPDEHYLKMVRQLCDETGTLLIFDEIQTGMGRTGQLFAYQHFGVEPDIMTLAKALANGLPIGAMLSREAIAAAFSPGAHASTFGGTPIVTAAALEVCKMLLDGGVIEKSRAAGAYFRKRLQALKDRHSVIKDVRGQGLLLGMKLKIDGAPIVKQCMQNGFLINCIQDRILRFIPPLIITQEEIDQLVDCLDKIFADIA
- the argB gene encoding acetylglutamate kinase, which gives rise to MPKNTHEPNPNVADILIEALPYIRRFYGMTIVIKYGGHAMVDEQLKQDFARDITLLKFIGINPVVVHGGGPQINSVLDQMGIRPQFVRGMRLTDERTMDVVEMVLGGKVNKAIVHQINQQGGKAVGLSGKDGGLIQAKKLKIVQQPDVNKPPEIIDPGLVGEVTGINSEIIDKLTQQGFIPIIAPVGAGEAGETFNINADLVASRIAMALKAGRLVLLTDVDGVLDNDGRLISSIDAHQIKKMIDDQAISGGMIPKIEYGLRAIENGVEKVQIINGTQRHSILLELFTDSGIGTEVTA
- the hslU gene encoding ATP-dependent protease ATPase subunit HslU; translation: MNPLKPSEVVKELDKYIIGQDKAKRSVAIALRNRWRRQQVPDELRDEIAPKNIILIGPTGVGKTEIARRLSRLTDSPFSKVEASKFTEVGYVGRDVESMVRDLLELTINTLKSREQEAVKDKAWYAAEERMLDLLLPKSGSTTAARTEEPKEVQFELITSANEESSSTRQKLRDMLRRGKLDNRFVDLDVADRSGPMVEIFSNVGMEEMGINFKDMLGGVFPKATKRRKVKVPEAMEIMAQDEAQGLVDMDKVVKKAIKKVEQSGIIFLDEIDKIAGRNSAHGPDVSREGVQRDLLPIVEGSTVTTKYGPVKTDHILFVASGAFHTVKPSDLIPELQGRFPIRVELDALGKNEFIRILTEPKNALLLQYIALLRTEGLDVAFEDDAVETIAKIAEEVNNRTENIGARRLQTVMERLLEDVLFQAPDVPQKRLVICKDDVESKLKEIKDDEDLSRYIL
- the hslV gene encoding ATP-dependent protease subunit HslV produces the protein MEMHGTTILAVRHKGKAVVAGDGQITLNNTIIKHRAKKVRKIYQQKIIVGFAGATADALNLSERLEHKLEQYNGNLTRAAVELARDWRTDKYLRRLEALMVAVDAKQMYLISGNGDVIEPDQSIIGIGSGGVAAQAAALALVEHAGLDARQIVEAAMKIAASICVFTNAQILVEEL
- the xerC gene encoding tyrosine recombinase XerC produces the protein MEAHSENPLVGLFIESLVTEKGYSDHTCRAYRKDLKDFLSFAADFLRTGKTQHKQSSEVDIKQIDGILIRGYLGALHRKNKKATIARKLSAIRSFFKFLDKRGLISENPAEHVMTPKQDKTIPAYLSVDEMFGLLDSIQTDTVLDLRNRAIFETLYSSGIRVSELTQMNVSDVDFKASVIRVHGKGNQERIIPVGKKALSAVEAYRTRLLKQIGAEAAGHGPLFLNRFNKRLTSRSIARILKQLVTAVGLLAPVSPHALRHSFATHMLDAGADLRVVQELLGHKSLSTTQKYTHVSIDHLMETYDKAHPRK
- a CDS encoding haloacid dehalogenase; amino-acid sequence: MKIDPASVAFDIDGVVADTMTLFLDIAHQEFNVNGFAYEDITCYNLADCLEIEPKTIDAVVSRILDGNYTLPLKPIAGAPDVLYQLADRFGTVLFVTARPYMGPLAGWISETLRLDSAAIEIIATGTHEDKASILQQRRIKYFVDDRLETCFLLHTAGIQPILFQQPWNREPHPFVEVSSWDELKKLFVF
- a CDS encoding Rho termination factor N-terminal domain-containing protein → MSETPENEKETPEKTVGDEEEPQAETAGVDKKSAQEQEAADPVEDQPDAPPEKSAKAVETPAAEKEKPLDKMTVKELREIAKDIPGMSGVHAMKKDELITGIKKFRGIQDELPKKTTGTTRELKLKIKALKAERQAALEAKDKKKATIFRRRISRLKKKTRHIAA
- a CDS encoding slipin family protein, coding for MSLFTPIAILILVIFFLSAALRILNEYERGVIFRLGRVIAAKGPGLIILIPLIDKMVKVSLRLVAMDVDPQDVITRDNVSVKVNAVIYFRVIDPIKAIVEVENYSYAMSQLAQTTLRSVCGQSELDDLLAEREKINTELQEILDTHTDPWGIKVATVELKHIDLPGEMQRAIARQAEAERERRAKVINAEGEFQAASKLAEASEIIEKHPTALQLRYLQTMNEMSTESNSTTIFPIPLELFKPFARFFERDNKE
- a CDS encoding nodulation protein NfeD produces the protein MKAKLTIVLVLSFMILPVAGSAWAAKGDVYIVAINDAISPGIAEYIKNSIERAEREKAACLIIELDTPGGLAESMRLIIKDILGSPVPIVVFVAPRGARAASAGVMITMAADVAAMAPGTNIGAAHPVGAGGKDISGKMSEKVINDMVAHAKSVAEKRGRNQKWVEEAIRESVSVTETEALKENIIDLIAEDTDDLIRQLNGLKIAGKGELKLDNAKKEIVEPSLRTNILKTISNPNIAYILLMIGLAGLYFELSHPGAIFPGVIGGISLVLAFFALQTLPVNYAGILLIVLAIIFFIMEMKIPSYGLLSVAGVLSLLLGSLMMFKDTDPDMGLSLKVLLPTIILISGFFVFVAGLVFRAQMSKPRTGTKGLVGEIGIVKQALTPEGKVFVHGELWNARAQEEIDENAKVRVINVVNLMLEVELADDTAGV
- a CDS encoding uracil-DNA glycosylase — encoded protein: MSNWGVPPQLGSETLTGIRADLGDCQRCRLSQHRQNIVFGSGTATAKLVFVGEGPGFEEDQQAEPFVGPAGQLLTKIIGAINLTREQVYISNIVKCRPPQNRNPRPDEIQTCSPFLDRQLDAIQPRFICALGSVAAQTLLNSAESISRLRGRFYDYRGIKLIPTYHPAYLLRNAEKKRQVWKDMKMLMKEYPYES